From the genome of Haloarcula taiwanensis:
GCGCGATACTGGTTCCTCGGTTGCCGATGACGCCAGCGGTCGCGAGTACTGCGCCCCCCAGGAGTGCAATCCCGGCCAAAAACTGTGCCCCAGCAATCGCCTGCAGCATCCAGTTCCCGAGTTCGCCGCCACCCTCGGGGACCTCGTCCGGCTGGGGAAGGGGCCGGTCGGGGACGTTCTCAGGTACGTCGTAGGAATCCATGGAACACAGGGCGACTGTGGGCTTTACGTCACGCATGACGGTCCCCTCGCCTTCGAGACTTCCATCGGGATAGACGACCGCGTAGCCCTCATCAGAGTACGCAAGCACCCGCGGTGGGTCCCGGTGGCGTTCGATACGGGCGAACACGTCGCGGTTTGCGACGCGGTTTCGCAGGTCCCGAGCGACCCGGTCGAGGAGTTCGTCGCCGGTGATCCAGGAGTCTTCGTCGAAGGCAACGTCCCACTCCTCGGCGGTCATCTCGGCCATATCCGCCGGGCCGAAGTTGTCGAAGTCGTACTTTTCTTCGACCTGCTTTCGGAGCGCCTCCGTGTCGAGCTCTTCGTCCGGCTCACTGTCGTCACCCGACTCGCCGTCTTCGGCCGTCTCACCGCCGTCGCCCTCAGCCCCGGGCTCGCCGGGTTCTGGCTCGGCAGTTACTGCGTCCGCAGGGGTGTTCCCGCGCTCGTCCTCCGTGGGAGACGTCGAGTCCGGGTCGGCCATTGCTCGGGTGTACGGACCGCGACGGCTTACAAGTTCTGACCTTCTGCATCCGGCAGTCTTTAGCGAGCACTGTCCCTAGGTCGACTCATGGTGTCGGACGGCCTCGTGGCCACAGTCGTGTTACTGTCGGTAAGCCTCAGCCTCCCCTGTTTCCTGTACGGCGCGTACTACATCATCGAGACAGAGCCAGTCACCTGGGACGTGCTCGTGCATCATCTGAAGTTCGTCACGACGGGGCTGGTGTTGACCACCGTCCCGATGGTGGTCTGGATGATCCCGCGCCTGCCGGATCAGCTCGGTGGGCTGTCCGCTGTTCACGCGATGCTCGGGCTCCAAGCCTACGCGTTGCTTGCCTTCGGTGGAACGGGCATCGTCCGCATCTTCCGTGCAAAGCGGGAACATGACCTCTACAACGAGTACGATGAAGACCTGTTACTGGACGAAATCGGTGACGAGACGTTCAGCCACTGGCGCTCACGGCTCCGTATCGGCGTGTTCGGCTACGTGATCTTCTGGCTGCTGGCGTATCTGGTCGGCATCGTCCGGTTCGCTCTCCGGTACGTCGCGTAAGTGTCGCTGACAGCGGGCCTCATTCTCGGCCTCTGCGAACAGGCTAGATGTTTCATTAGCATTGCATGTCCATCGCTAGCTGTGGTTCCAATGTACGAACACATTCTCTTTCCGACAGACGGGAGTGACGGAGCAGCAGCCGCGCTGGCACACGCACGGAATCTCGCCGAGACGCACGACGCGACGTTACACATCATGACCGTGCTCGATACGTCGTCGCCACACATCGGGATGACCTCCGCCGGGCCGGAGGGAGCGACGACCGGCATGATTGCGGAGGAACACGACGCGTCGGAGCCGGGGATGGTCGGCGAAGAGCACAACATCGAATCGTCACTGCAGGAGCGAGCGCAGGCAATCGTCGAGGCTGCGGCAGACGAGGTCGACGGCGTCGATACCGTCACCACTGTCGAACGCGGCCCACCGCACAGCGCGATCCTCGACTACGCCTCCGAGAACGACATCGACCTCATCGTGATGGGGACCCACGGCCGGACGGGAATCGAGCGGTATCTACTCGGCAGCGTCGCTGAAAAGGTTGTTCGAACGTCCGACGTGCCTGTGCTCACTGCACGTCTCGGTGACGGCGAAAACTGAGCCGTTCGGCACGCGGCTACCACGCCTCGCCGGTGGCAAGGTCGACCTCGCTGTCGCCCTTTTCAGAGGGACAGACATCCGCGAGTACGCACGCATCGCAGTCCGCCGAACGCGCCCCACACACCGCTCGCCCGTGGTCGATGAGCAGGTGTGTGAACTGCTGCCACTCGTCTTCGGGTACCACGTCGAGCAGATCCTGCTCGATAGTTTCCGGGCGCTCTTGATCCGTAAGGCCCAGCCGTCGTGACAGGCGTTGGACGTGCGTGTCGACGACGATTCCCTCGACGATGTCGTGGCCGTGCTGGAGGACGACATTCGCCGTCTTGCGGCCCACGCCCGGGAGGTCAGTGAGGGCGGACATCGTGTCCGGGACCTCGCCGCCGTGTTCGTCTGTCAGAAGTTCTCCGATTCCCTGAAGATAGCCGCCCTTGTTGTTGTGGAACGTGATGCCGTAGATGTCCTCGGCGAGTTGCTCCTCGGAGGCCGCGGCGTAGTCTTCGGCGCTCTGGTACTTCTCGAACAGGTCCGCTGTGACTTCGTTGACTCGTTCGTCAGTGCACTGTGCCGAGAGGACGACGGCAATCAGCAGTTCCAGCCGGTTGCTGTAGTTCAGCGAGATAGCTGAATCGGGGTATTCCTCGTGGAGACGGTCGACGACCTCCGTTGCCTGTTCCTCGCGTGACTCCAGCGGCGTTCCCATACCGCAGGGCAGTGCTGGGCCCCCTTTTCCGTGTCGCTTTCCGCCGGGTCGTATTTGTATGGTGTCGCCTCACAGACTACGGTAACACCCTTGTATCAGTTGCGAGTGGAGTCACACATGCCAGGTCCAGTGTTTCTCCACGGCGACCGGGTGACGCTTCATCCACAGCAAGCAACCGACAGCGACCTGCTCCAGCGCCTATTCAACGAGCCGCAGGTTCGGCAGAACATCGGGTTCTACGAGCCACTTTCCGAGTCTGCCGCCGAAGATTTCGATAGTCGCGATGCCGATACGCACTTTGTTGTCTGTGTAGAC
Proteins encoded in this window:
- a CDS encoding endonuclease III, coding for MGTPLESREEQATEVVDRLHEEYPDSAISLNYSNRLELLIAVVLSAQCTDERVNEVTADLFEKYQSAEDYAAASEEQLAEDIYGITFHNNKGGYLQGIGELLTDEHGGEVPDTMSALTDLPGVGRKTANVVLQHGHDIVEGIVVDTHVQRLSRRLGLTDQERPETIEQDLLDVVPEDEWQQFTHLLIDHGRAVCGARSADCDACVLADVCPSEKGDSEVDLATGEAW
- a CDS encoding universal stress protein, giving the protein MYEHILFPTDGSDGAAAALAHARNLAETHDATLHIMTVLDTSSPHIGMTSAGPEGATTGMIAEEHDASEPGMVGEEHNIESSLQERAQAIVEAAADEVDGVDTVTTVERGPPHSAILDYASENDIDLIVMGTHGRTGIERYLLGSVAEKVVRTSDVPVLTARLGDGEN